The following are encoded in a window of Pseudomonas multiresinivorans genomic DNA:
- the glmM gene encoding phosphoglucosamine mutase, protein MSRKYFGTDGIRGRVGTPPITPDFVLKLGWAVGMAFRQQGKCRVLVGKDTRISGYMFESALEAGLSAAGADVMLLGPMPTPGIAYLTRTFHAEAGIVISASHNPHDDNGIKFFSGQGTKLPDEVELIIEELLDAPMTVVESSRLGKVSRINDAAGRYIEFCKSSVPSNTSFAGLRIALDCAHGATYKIAPNVFRELGAEVFVIGAEPNGLNINDKCGSTHMGALQEAVLAHHADIGIAFDGDGDRVMLVDHTGTIVDGDEILYLIARDMLDRGKLHGGVVGTLMSNLGLELALQDLHIPFARAKVGDRYVMSELQSRNWQLGGENSGHVVCCQHTTTGDAIIAALQVLMALKTRGQNLAEARMGIRKCPQVLINVRFAGGGVDPLEHPAVKEACAKVTEEMAGRGRVLLRKSGTEPLVRVMVEGDEEARVRAYAEQLAKVVTEVCA, encoded by the coding sequence ATGAGCAGGAAGTATTTTGGTACCGATGGAATTCGCGGACGCGTAGGCACTCCGCCGATCACGCCAGACTTTGTGCTCAAGCTGGGTTGGGCCGTAGGCATGGCCTTCCGTCAGCAGGGCAAGTGTCGCGTGCTGGTGGGCAAGGACACGCGGATTTCCGGCTACATGTTCGAGTCCGCGCTGGAGGCTGGCTTGTCCGCCGCCGGTGCCGACGTGATGCTGCTCGGCCCCATGCCGACCCCGGGTATCGCCTATCTGACTCGTACCTTCCACGCCGAGGCGGGTATCGTCATCAGTGCCTCGCACAATCCGCATGACGACAATGGCATCAAGTTCTTCTCCGGCCAGGGCACCAAGCTGCCGGACGAGGTGGAGCTGATCATCGAGGAGCTTCTCGATGCGCCGATGACGGTCGTCGAGTCCTCCCGCCTGGGCAAGGTCTCGCGGATCAACGATGCCGCCGGCCGCTACATCGAGTTCTGCAAGAGCAGCGTGCCATCGAACACCAGTTTTGCCGGTCTGCGTATCGCGCTCGATTGCGCCCATGGTGCGACCTACAAGATCGCTCCCAATGTATTCCGGGAGCTGGGTGCTGAAGTGTTCGTCATCGGTGCGGAGCCCAACGGCCTGAACATCAATGACAAGTGCGGCTCCACCCACATGGGGGCGCTGCAGGAGGCCGTGCTGGCCCACCACGCGGATATCGGTATCGCCTTCGACGGCGACGGCGACCGGGTGATGTTGGTCGATCACACCGGTACCATCGTCGATGGCGACGAGATCCTCTACCTCATTGCGCGGGACATGCTCGATCGCGGCAAGCTGCACGGTGGCGTGGTAGGGACTCTGATGAGCAACCTGGGCCTGGAGTTGGCTCTGCAGGATCTGCACATTCCCTTTGCCCGCGCCAAGGTAGGGGACCGCTACGTGATGTCCGAGTTGCAGTCGCGCAACTGGCAACTGGGTGGAGAGAATTCCGGTCATGTGGTCTGCTGCCAGCACACCACGACCGGCGATGCGATCATCGCCGCGCTGCAGGTGCTGATGGCGCTGAAAACCCGAGGTCAGAACCTGGCTGAGGCGCGCATGGGTATTCGCAAGTGCCCGCAAGTGCTGATCAACGTACGCTTTGCTGGTGGCGGGGTGGACCCGTTGGAGCATCCGGCGGTGAAGGAAGCCTGCGCCAAGGTGACCGAAGAGATGGCCGGCCGTGGTCGCGTGCTGCTGCGCAAATCCGGCACCGAGCCATTGGTGCGGGTGATGGTCGAGGGCGACGAGGAGGCACGCGTGCGCGCCTATGCCGAGCAGCTGGCAAAAGTGGTTACAGAGGTATGTGCTTGA
- the tpiA gene encoding triose-phosphate isomerase, translating into MRRPLVAGNWKMHGTRSSVTELIKGLRQLALPTGVDVAVFPPCLYINQVVQGLDGKAVAVGAQNCAVEPMQGALTGEIAASQLADASCSLVLVGHSERRLILGESDGAISRKFAAVQSCGLVPILCVGETREQREAGKTLEVVGRQLGSVIEDLGVGAFSRAVVAYEPVWAIGTGLTASPEQAQEVHAAIRAQISAENAEVARGLRLLYGGSVKAANAVELFGMPDIDGGLIGGASLNADEFGAICRAAGN; encoded by the coding sequence ATGCGTCGACCCTTGGTGGCCGGTAATTGGAAAATGCACGGTACCCGCTCCAGCGTAACGGAGCTGATCAAAGGCCTGCGTCAACTGGCTCTTCCCACGGGTGTCGATGTGGCGGTGTTTCCGCCTTGTCTGTACATCAATCAGGTCGTTCAAGGTCTAGATGGAAAGGCGGTTGCCGTCGGTGCGCAGAATTGCGCGGTTGAGCCGATGCAGGGCGCCCTTACGGGCGAGATCGCAGCCAGCCAGCTGGCGGACGCGAGCTGTTCCCTGGTGCTGGTTGGTCACTCCGAGCGTCGCCTGATCCTGGGTGAAAGCGACGGTGCGATCAGTCGCAAGTTTGCGGCGGTGCAATCGTGTGGCCTGGTTCCAATCCTGTGCGTGGGTGAGACCCGCGAGCAGCGTGAGGCGGGCAAGACTCTTGAGGTTGTCGGGCGCCAGTTGGGCTCGGTGATCGAAGATCTCGGTGTCGGGGCTTTCTCCCGCGCCGTTGTGGCTTACGAGCCGGTGTGGGCGATTGGGACGGGGCTGACCGCTTCTCCCGAGCAGGCCCAGGAAGTACATGCGGCGATTCGTGCGCAGATCTCGGCGGAAAACGCAGAGGTGGCTCGCGGCCTTCGTCTCCTGTACGGCGGCAGTGTCAAGGCTGCCAACGCTGTCGAGCTTTTCGGCATGCCGGATATCGATGGGGGGCTCATTGGTGGAGCTTCCCTGAATGCAGATGAGTTCGGTGCGATCTGTCGCGCCGCAGGAAACTGA
- the secG gene encoding preprotein translocase subunit SecG, whose protein sequence is MLETVVIVIHLLMALGLVVLVLLQQGKGADAGASFGAGASGTVFGSQGSATFLSRFTAVLAAVFFITSLGLAYFAKEKADMIRHAGLPDPAVMEQKQEQAPAASDVPGAQGQPQAPAGGNGDVPAAPEQK, encoded by the coding sequence ATGCTGGAAACAGTTGTAATCGTGATTCACCTGCTGATGGCGCTGGGTCTGGTTGTGCTGGTCCTGCTTCAGCAAGGCAAGGGTGCCGACGCCGGTGCGTCGTTCGGTGCTGGCGCTTCGGGTACTGTGTTTGGTAGTCAGGGTTCTGCTACCTTCCTGAGTCGTTTCACTGCTGTGCTGGCTGCAGTTTTTTTTATTACCAGCTTGGGTTTAGCGTATTTTGCTAAAGAAAAAGCTGATATGATTCGTCACGCTGGGCTTCCTGATCCGGCAGTGATGGAGCAGAAGCAGGAACAAGCTCCGGCAGCGAGTGACGTGCCGGGCGCGCAAGGGCAGCCTCAAGCCCCTGCAGGCGGTAACGGCGACGTTCCGGCGGCTCCTGAACAGAAGTAA